The following proteins are co-located in the Acinetobacter sp. NCu2D-2 genome:
- the leuC gene encoding 3-isopropylmalate dehydratase large subunit, with the protein MAGETQIPKTLYDKLWDDHLVKQRDDGSSLLYIDRHLLHEVTSPQAFEGLQLAGRQPWRLSANVATPDHNVPTSTKERSEGIAGIEDDTSRIQVQTLDDNCKTFNVAQFDINDIRQGIAHVVGPEQGLTLPGMTVVCGDSHTATHGAFGCLAHGIGTSEVEHVLATQCLVQKKMKNMLVRVDGKLGQGVTPKDVVLAIIGKIGTAGGTGHAIEFGGQVFRDMSIEGRMTVCNMAIEGGARVGMVAVDEKTIEYVKNRPYAPKGADWDKAVEYWNTLHSDEGAHFDTVVVLQGEEIEPQVSWGTSPEMVIPVSQAVPTLEQAKDDVQRNDWTRAYQYMGLNAGQALSDIKLDRVFIGSCTNSRIEDIRAAAEVAKGKKVASTIKQAMVVPGSGLVKAQAEAEGLDKILIEAGFEWREPGCSMCLAMNADKLQPGEHCASTSNRNFEGRQGNGGRTHLVSPAMAAAAAIAGHFVDVRSF; encoded by the coding sequence ATGGCAGGCGAAACCCAAATACCAAAAACATTGTATGACAAATTATGGGACGACCATCTAGTAAAACAACGAGATGATGGCTCATCACTACTTTATATTGACCGTCATTTATTGCATGAAGTGACTTCACCGCAAGCCTTCGAAGGCTTGCAATTAGCAGGTCGTCAACCTTGGCGTTTAAGCGCGAACGTGGCAACGCCTGACCATAACGTACCGACGTCTACGAAAGAGCGTTCAGAGGGTATTGCGGGTATTGAAGATGATACGTCTCGTATCCAAGTTCAAACCTTAGATGACAACTGTAAGACATTTAATGTGGCACAGTTTGATATCAATGATATTCGTCAAGGGATTGCACACGTCGTAGGACCTGAACAAGGTTTGACTTTACCCGGTATGACAGTTGTATGTGGCGACTCACATACTGCGACACATGGTGCGTTTGGTTGTTTGGCACATGGTATTGGGACATCGGAAGTTGAACATGTATTGGCAACCCAATGCTTAGTTCAAAAGAAAATGAAAAACATGTTGGTACGCGTTGACGGTAAATTGGGTCAAGGTGTAACACCAAAAGATGTGGTTTTAGCCATTATTGGTAAAATTGGTACTGCAGGTGGTACGGGTCACGCGATTGAGTTCGGTGGTCAAGTGTTCCGTGACATGTCGATTGAAGGTCGTATGACCGTATGTAACATGGCCATCGAAGGTGGTGCGCGTGTGGGTATGGTTGCTGTCGATGAGAAAACCATTGAATATGTAAAAAACCGTCCATATGCACCAAAAGGCGCAGACTGGGACAAAGCTGTTGAGTATTGGAATACTTTGCATTCTGATGAAGGTGCACATTTCGATACAGTGGTTGTCCTTCAAGGCGAAGAGATTGAGCCACAAGTGTCTTGGGGAACTTCTCCTGAGATGGTGATTCCAGTGTCTCAAGCAGTTCCAACGTTAGAGCAAGCCAAAGATGACGTACAGCGCAATGACTGGACACGTGCATATCAATATATGGGCTTAAATGCGGGTCAGGCATTGTCTGATATTAAATTAGATCGTGTATTTATTGGTTCTTGTACCAACTCTCGTATTGAAGATATCCGTGCGGCAGCTGAAGTGGCTAAAGGTAAAAAAGTCGCAAGTACGATCAAACAAGCGATGGTGGTTCCTGGTTCTGGCTTAGTTAAGGCTCAAGCTGAAGCAGAAGGCTTAGATAAGATATTAATCGAAGCTGGTTTTGAATGGCGTGAGCCAGGTTGTTCAATGTGTTTGGCGATGAACGCTGACAAATTGCAGCCAGGTGAGCATTGTGCATCGACTTCAAACCGTAACTTCGAAGGTCGTCAAGGTAATGGCGGTCGTACACATTTGGTGAGCCCAGCAATGGCAGCAGCAGCGGCAATTGCAGGTCACTTTGTTGACGTACGTTCGTTCTAA
- the leuB gene encoding 3-isopropylmalate dehydrogenase — protein sequence MSKQILILAGDGIGPEIVKAAEHVLSVVNDKFKLDLTWEHGLLGGAAIDAHGAPYPDVTSAQAQKADAILLGAVGGPKWDTIERSIRPERGLLKLRSELNLFANLRPAILYPQLADASSLKPEIVSGLDILIVRELTGGIYFGQPRGIRELENGEKQGYNTDVYAESEIKRIAKVAFEMAKLRGGKVCSVDKANVLEVTELWKQTVNALKEEQYPDINLSHMYVDNAAMQLVRAPKQFDVIVTGNLFGDILSDEAAMLTGSIGMLPSASLDENGKGMYEPCHGSAPDIAGQNIANPLATILSVAMMLRYTFRQEAAAKAIEDAVGRVLDQGLRTADIMSEGMTKVGTVEMGQAVVAALD from the coding sequence ATGTCTAAACAAATTTTGATTTTAGCCGGTGACGGTATTGGTCCTGAAATTGTCAAAGCGGCTGAACACGTATTAAGCGTGGTAAATGATAAATTCAAACTAGATTTAACATGGGAACATGGTTTATTGGGTGGTGCTGCGATTGATGCACACGGTGCACCTTATCCAGACGTTACTTCTGCTCAAGCGCAAAAAGCAGATGCGATTTTATTAGGTGCTGTCGGTGGTCCAAAATGGGATACGATTGAGCGTTCAATCCGTCCAGAGCGTGGTTTATTAAAACTTCGTAGCGAACTAAACCTTTTCGCTAACTTGCGCCCAGCGATTCTTTATCCGCAATTGGCAGATGCGTCTAGCTTAAAACCTGAAATCGTTTCTGGTTTGGATATTTTGATTGTTCGTGAACTTACAGGTGGTATTTACTTCGGTCAACCACGTGGTATCCGTGAACTTGAAAATGGTGAAAAGCAAGGTTACAACACTGACGTTTATGCTGAATCTGAAATCAAACGTATTGCTAAAGTTGCCTTTGAAATGGCAAAACTTCGTGGCGGTAAAGTATGTTCAGTGGATAAAGCCAACGTACTTGAAGTGACAGAACTTTGGAAACAAACTGTGAATGCATTGAAAGAAGAGCAATATCCAGACATTAACTTGTCGCATATGTATGTAGATAATGCTGCAATGCAATTGGTTCGTGCACCGAAACAATTTGATGTGATTGTAACAGGTAACTTGTTTGGCGATATCTTGTCTGACGAAGCAGCGATGTTAACCGGTTCAATTGGTATGTTGCCATCTGCATCTTTAGATGAAAATGGTAAAGGTATGTATGAGCCATGTCATGGTTCTGCACCAGACATCGCAGGTCAAAACATTGCCAACCCACTTGCAACGATCCTTTCTGTTGCAATGATGCTTCGTTACACATTCCGTCAAGAAGCAGCTGCAAAAGCCATTGAAGATGCAGTAGGTCGTGTTTTAGATCAAGGTTTACGTACAGCAGATATCATGTCTGAAGGTATGACGAAAGTAGGTACGGTTGAAATGGGTCAAGCAGTTGTTGCTGCTTTAGACTAA
- the truA gene encoding tRNA pseudouridine(38-40) synthase TruA yields the protein MQRFAIGIEFCGMNYRGWQTQQPGVASVQETIEKVLSTVANEPIILHGAGRTDAGVHATNMVAHFDTNAIRSKHGWLRGCNSQLPKDISIQWIQEMDEQFHARFKAKARRYRYVVYNNPVRPALLHKQVTHAYYELNVADMIEAAKKFEGTHNFESFRAASCQSNQPVRHVRHCRLIPHGPYLVLDIQADGFLHHMVRNIMGCLLEVGQGMYSIDHIDEIFAAEDRKAAGITAPPDGLYFIHADYPEEFNLPEVPLGPHWLNMPE from the coding sequence ATGCAACGTTTTGCAATTGGGATTGAGTTTTGTGGGATGAACTATCGAGGTTGGCAAACTCAACAACCCGGCGTTGCGAGTGTACAAGAAACCATTGAGAAAGTACTTTCAACAGTCGCAAATGAACCGATTATCCTACACGGTGCTGGTCGCACAGATGCCGGGGTTCATGCCACAAATATGGTTGCGCATTTTGATACCAATGCTATTCGTTCTAAACACGGTTGGTTGCGTGGCTGTAACAGTCAACTCCCAAAAGATATTTCCATCCAATGGATTCAAGAGATGGACGAGCAGTTTCACGCGCGTTTTAAAGCCAAAGCTCGTCGCTACCGTTATGTGGTGTATAACAATCCTGTACGCCCTGCATTACTGCATAAACAAGTCACCCATGCCTATTATGAATTAAACGTTGCAGACATGATCGAAGCAGCGAAGAAATTTGAAGGTACTCACAACTTTGAAAGTTTCCGTGCAGCGTCTTGTCAGTCTAATCAACCAGTTCGTCATGTCAGACACTGTCGTTTAATTCCACATGGACCCTATTTAGTTCTTGATATTCAAGCAGATGGCTTCTTACATCATATGGTGCGTAATATCATGGGGTGCTTATTAGAAGTTGGGCAAGGTATGTATAGCATTGACCATATTGATGAAATCTTTGCTGCCGAAGACCGCAAAGCTGCTGGTATCACTGCTCCACCTGATGGCCTCTATTTTATCCATGCAGATTATCCAGAAGAATTTAATCTTCCTGAAGTACCTTTAGGCCCACATTGGCTTAATATGCCTGAATAG
- a CDS encoding endonuclease/exonuclease/phosphatase family protein: MIWIEIIACFVIWLSFWSLIPRDEWWFRGADFPRLQILALGFISLAFLMFWNEPWTVARQTIFVLLIAALAYQLKMVLPYTFIWKKQVKKVRDDELDPSKQISLIVSNVLTPNQKYHLLIEQIEKYQPDLVLTLETDQTWQNELSVIEKDYPYRVPVPLDNLYGMHLYSKLELKDIEVKFILSDEIPSIHTTVILPCGQPVQLYCLHPKPPSPTEAKDSTLRDAELLIVGDQIKDLDESCIVMGDLNDVAWSRTTRLFQRISGLLDPRVGRHYVNTFHADYPLLRWSLDHVFHSTDFALVKMERLPHVGSDHFPVYVVLQTGRKFEQVQQELEQTDADEEEAQQAIQEGIEKAEKEEKQVTDEIAQDYKDGTKSV; the protein is encoded by the coding sequence ATGATTTGGATTGAGATTATTGCATGCTTTGTCATTTGGCTCAGTTTTTGGTCATTGATCCCGCGAGATGAGTGGTGGTTCCGTGGAGCGGACTTTCCACGACTACAAATTTTAGCTTTAGGCTTTATTTCTTTAGCGTTTTTAATGTTCTGGAATGAGCCTTGGACAGTCGCTCGACAAACCATTTTCGTACTTTTAATTGCGGCTTTGGCTTATCAATTGAAAATGGTTTTACCTTATACCTTTATTTGGAAAAAACAGGTCAAAAAAGTCCGTGATGACGAATTAGATCCAAGTAAACAAATATCTCTCATTGTCTCGAATGTGCTGACGCCAAATCAAAAGTATCATTTATTGATTGAACAAATCGAGAAGTATCAACCTGATTTGGTTTTAACTTTAGAAACTGACCAAACCTGGCAAAACGAACTTTCAGTGATTGAAAAGGATTATCCATATCGCGTGCCTGTCCCATTGGATAATCTTTATGGTATGCATCTCTACAGTAAACTTGAGCTTAAAGACATCGAAGTTAAGTTTATTTTGAGTGATGAAATTCCATCAATTCATACCACTGTAATTTTGCCATGTGGTCAACCTGTGCAGCTTTATTGCTTACATCCAAAGCCACCAAGTCCAACCGAAGCCAAAGACTCAACCTTGCGTGATGCAGAATTATTAATTGTTGGTGATCAAATTAAAGATCTTGATGAAAGCTGTATCGTGATGGGGGACTTAAATGATGTGGCATGGTCGCGGACCACACGTTTATTTCAACGCATTAGTGGCTTATTAGATCCGCGTGTCGGACGCCATTATGTTAATACCTTCCATGCCGATTATCCGTTGTTACGTTGGTCACTTGACCATGTGTTCCATAGTACTGACTTTGCCTTGGTAAAAATGGAACGACTGCCGCACGTCGGTTCTGATCATTTCCCAGTTTATGTGGTATTGCAAACTGGACGTAAGTTTGAACAAGTTCAGCAAGAGTTAGAACAAACCGATGCGGATGAAGAAGAAGCACAACAAGCTATTCAGGAAGGTATTGAAAAAGCTGAAAAAGAAGAGAAACAAGTAACCGATGAAATCGCGCAAGATTATAAGGATGGAACGAAATCAGTGTAG
- the asd gene encoding aspartate-semialdehyde dehydrogenase, translating to MKVGLVGWRGMVGSVLMQRMVEENDFAHFEPFYFSTSNAGGEAPAFGGKTAPALMDATDINSLKQMDVIITCQGGDYTTEVFPKLKAEGWDGYWIDAASTLRMDDEAIIVLDPVNMNVIKDGLVKGTKTFVGGNCTVSLMLMGLGGLFQNNLVEWATSMTYQAASGAGAQNMRELITGMGYLYNNTKDLLDDPRSPILDIDSKIAQLQRGEGFPSANFGVPLAGSLIPYIDKQLESGQSKEEWKGQVETNKILGNQQIVPIDGHCVRIGAMRCHSQAITLKLRKDVPLNEIEDIIASANDWSKVVPNTREASMTDLTPVAVTGTLSVPVGRLRKLNMGKEYLGAFTVGDQLLWGAAEPLRRMLRILIDYKNA from the coding sequence ATGAAAGTAGGTCTGGTCGGTTGGCGCGGGATGGTTGGTTCCGTCCTTATGCAACGTATGGTTGAAGAGAATGATTTCGCTCATTTTGAGCCATTCTACTTCTCTACCAGTAATGCTGGTGGTGAAGCACCAGCATTTGGCGGCAAGACCGCCCCAGCACTTATGGATGCAACAGACATTAATAGTCTGAAGCAAATGGATGTCATTATTACCTGCCAAGGTGGCGACTACACGACCGAAGTGTTCCCAAAACTCAAAGCTGAAGGCTGGGATGGCTACTGGATTGATGCAGCATCTACCCTGCGTATGGATGATGAAGCCATCATCGTGCTTGATCCAGTCAACATGAACGTGATCAAAGACGGTCTCGTGAAAGGCACAAAAACATTTGTTGGCGGTAACTGTACTGTTTCACTGATGTTGATGGGTCTTGGTGGTCTATTCCAAAACAATTTGGTGGAATGGGCAACCTCCATGACATATCAAGCAGCTTCTGGTGCTGGCGCGCAAAACATGCGTGAATTGATTACAGGCATGGGCTATTTATATAACAATACTAAAGATCTACTTGATGATCCGCGTTCTCCAATTTTAGATATCGATTCTAAAATTGCACAGTTGCAACGTGGTGAAGGCTTCCCATCTGCAAACTTTGGTGTACCTTTAGCAGGTTCTCTCATTCCATATATCGACAAACAGCTTGAAAGCGGTCAGTCGAAAGAAGAATGGAAAGGTCAAGTTGAAACCAACAAGATCCTAGGTAACCAGCAAATCGTACCAATTGATGGTCACTGTGTTCGTATCGGCGCAATGCGTTGCCACTCACAAGCAATTACATTGAAACTTCGTAAAGACGTTCCACTGAACGAAATTGAAGATATCATTGCAAGTGCCAATGACTGGTCTAAAGTGGTACCAAATACCCGTGAAGCATCTATGACTGACTTAACTCCTGTTGCTGTAACAGGTACGCTATCTGTGCCAGTCGGTCGTCTACGTAAACTCAATATGGGTAAAGAATACCTTGGCGCTTTCACTGTGGGTGACCAATTGCTTTGGGGTGCTGCTGAGCCTTTACGTCGTATGCTTCGCATTTTAATTGATTATAAAAATGCTTAA
- a CDS encoding asparaginase domain-containing protein codes for MKETIALIYMGGTFGCVGNPLSPMSAELFIPQLERYCSHDVDVTCFKAPTIKDSSACTAIDWLELIRFIQSLIAQKYQYFVIIHGTDTLSYASAVLSHFLANQATVILTGSQYPLLNVTGDALREFSDANNNLQFALQSVLKTSPGVYLAFNQHLFHARSALKQHTTELHAFHGLDSDVSLPIRHPLTVTAAHIKQADTFNCMSCMMQPIELEQQVQNLQNVLNHPPHFLILQGFGTGNLAVNQPLIQLIDQLYDQGCATILTTQVPFGGTDQRYAIADWVKDSKVLLNDSYGHADLYAKALKMYLQYDRVDQWHAHWYE; via the coding sequence ATGAAAGAAACAATCGCATTAATTTATATGGGTGGAACATTTGGTTGTGTGGGTAATCCACTGAGCCCGATGTCTGCGGAATTATTTATTCCACAGCTAGAGCGTTATTGTTCTCATGATGTTGATGTTACCTGTTTTAAAGCGCCAACGATTAAAGATAGCAGTGCCTGTACAGCAATAGACTGGCTGGAACTCATCCGATTTATTCAGAGTCTAATTGCTCAGAAATATCAATACTTTGTCATTATTCATGGCACCGATACGCTAAGCTATGCCAGTGCAGTGCTTAGTCATTTTTTAGCAAATCAAGCCACCGTTATTTTAACAGGGAGCCAATACCCTCTATTAAATGTCACGGGCGATGCACTACGTGAATTTAGTGATGCGAATAATAATCTGCAGTTTGCCTTACAGTCTGTACTCAAAACATCGCCTGGTGTTTATCTGGCTTTTAATCAGCATTTATTTCATGCACGATCTGCACTCAAGCAACATACCACCGAACTTCATGCTTTCCATGGCCTAGACTCCGATGTCTCTCTCCCTATTCGTCATCCACTAACAGTGACTGCAGCACATATTAAACAAGCAGATACATTTAATTGTATGAGTTGTATGATGCAACCGATTGAACTTGAACAACAAGTACAAAATTTACAAAACGTACTGAATCATCCCCCGCATTTTTTAATCTTACAAGGGTTTGGCACAGGTAACTTGGCAGTCAATCAACCTCTCATTCAGCTTATTGATCAACTCTATGACCAAGGTTGTGCAACTATACTGACTACTCAAGTGCCATTCGGTGGTACAGATCAACGTTATGCCATCGCCGATTGGGTTAAAGACAGTAAAGTTTTACTCAATGACAGCTATGGGCATGCCGATCTTTATGCAAAAGCCTTAAAAATGTATTTACAATATGACCGCGTAGACCAATGGCATGCGCATTGGTACGAATAA
- the infA gene encoding translation initiation factor IF-1 produces MANKEELIEFEGVVTETLPNTMFRVRLENGHEVIAHISGKMRKHYIRILTGDSVKVEMTPYDLTKGRITYRAR; encoded by the coding sequence ATGGCCAATAAAGAGGAACTCATCGAGTTCGAAGGCGTTGTCACCGAGACGCTTCCTAATACTATGTTCCGTGTACGTTTAGAAAACGGTCATGAAGTGATTGCTCATATCTCTGGTAAAATGCGTAAACACTATATTCGTATTTTGACTGGCGACAGTGTAAAAGTAGAAATGACACCTTACGATTTGACTAAGGGTCGTATCACTTACCGTGCACGCTAA
- a CDS encoding FimV/HubP-related protein — protein sequence MTAYNKLKIAILATIATQTSFAINVDPVQIQSAPGELLYAEINFRQSNSQIPVEVSLASPDDLASIGAMHQPPGHLNFYTRRNGNGTGVITITSSRPMTDRELNIIIKIKEGNAAHLQHIRKPLQAKKETTQLTASQNERPLKPIVVVSEKDIGLNLPVSTQYSAPKPVVALEKPLAVKKIAPPMLSASSIPKQVTPAISTAIPTATQTATTPSPTQSTPKAVTVPRPQPIVATTVSKPVPTVVPTPVEKIPTQTEAKIKADIEKQITNSVPPVKMQDKQHTATPPTPSVEKITTQTEKPQTTKIADVKEPAIESVQAIEKPTPIPSQATVPASPVHNFAPQTESLDPLVRKYKEQQAQLTQQKTIQPSPIQKIEHSPVQASTASANYVVQSNESLWKIAERVAQAEKKSVNEVMQSIKKNNEHAFIGGDANRLRKGASLNLTASTTNNKAQKITPSELKTQKATTPTKTKYRLNQAEMSLVAENQSHSKTLSANHNTLQDQSKNKLSLKIMTAREKTVKLQRNVTESELALNQKDHRIQLLNARLARLEQQLKAQQADKKPIQ from the coding sequence ATGACTGCATATAACAAATTAAAGATTGCCATTTTAGCCACTATTGCTACACAGACGAGTTTTGCGATCAATGTTGATCCTGTTCAGATTCAATCTGCACCAGGTGAGTTACTCTATGCAGAAATTAATTTCAGACAATCGAATAGTCAGATTCCGGTTGAAGTCAGTCTCGCTTCCCCAGATGATTTGGCATCGATTGGCGCAATGCATCAACCGCCCGGACATTTAAACTTCTATACCCGCCGTAATGGTAATGGTACAGGCGTGATTACGATTACCTCATCTCGCCCGATGACCGATCGTGAACTCAATATTATTATTAAAATTAAAGAAGGGAATGCAGCACACCTGCAACACATCCGTAAACCTTTACAGGCGAAGAAAGAAACGACTCAGCTAACAGCCAGCCAAAACGAGCGTCCATTAAAGCCAATTGTAGTGGTGAGCGAAAAAGATATCGGGCTAAATTTACCTGTCAGCACACAATATTCTGCGCCAAAACCTGTTGTTGCGCTTGAAAAGCCATTAGCGGTCAAAAAAATTGCACCACCTATGCTTTCTGCAAGCTCAATTCCAAAGCAAGTGACGCCTGCAATCAGTACTGCAATCCCTACGGCAACTCAAACTGCGACTACACCGTCGCCAACTCAAAGTACGCCGAAAGCAGTCACAGTACCTAGGCCACAACCGATTGTAGCTACAACTGTCTCAAAACCTGTGCCGACTGTAGTACCTACACCCGTTGAAAAAATACCAACACAAACCGAAGCCAAAATTAAAGCAGATATTGAAAAACAAATTACAAATTCTGTTCCACCTGTGAAAATGCAGGATAAACAGCATACAGCTACTCCGCCTACGCCTTCTGTTGAAAAAATAACGACTCAAACAGAAAAACCTCAAACTACAAAAATAGCTGACGTTAAAGAACCTGCTATTGAGTCAGTTCAAGCAATAGAAAAACCAACGCCAATTCCAAGCCAAGCTACTGTACCTGCATCTCCAGTACATAATTTTGCACCGCAAACAGAATCTCTTGATCCATTGGTGCGAAAATACAAAGAACAGCAGGCTCAACTGACACAACAAAAAACAATTCAGCCTTCTCCAATTCAAAAGATAGAACATAGTCCAGTTCAGGCATCGACTGCTTCTGCAAACTATGTTGTACAGTCCAATGAGTCTTTATGGAAAATTGCTGAACGCGTAGCACAAGCAGAAAAAAAATCTGTGAATGAAGTTATGCAAAGTATCAAAAAAAATAATGAACATGCCTTTATTGGTGGAGATGCAAACCGTTTGCGTAAAGGCGCATCGTTGAATTTAACTGCGAGCACCACCAATAACAAAGCACAGAAAATCACCCCATCTGAGCTAAAAACACAAAAAGCAACGACGCCTACAAAAACCAAATATCGGCTAAATCAGGCTGAAATGAGTTTGGTTGCAGAGAACCAATCGCATTCCAAAACACTTTCTGCAAATCACAACACATTACAAGATCAATCTAAGAATAAGTTGTCATTAAAAATTATGACAGCTCGTGAAAAAACCGTTAAATTACAGAGAAACGTAACTGAATCTGAATTGGCACTTAATCAAAAGGATCATAGAATTCAATTACTCAACGCACGTTTAGCTCGACTGGAACAACAGTTAAAAGCCCAACAGGCGGATAAAAAGCCAATTCAATAA
- the leuD gene encoding 3-isopropylmalate dehydratase small subunit: MKKYTVEQGIVAPLDRANVDTDLIIPKQFLKSIKRTGFGANLFDELRYLDEGYLGQDNSKRPLNPDFELNKPRYQGASILISRANFGCGSSREHAPWALEEYGFRTVIAPSYADIFFNNSFKNGMLPVILSEEIVDQLFKECAAQEGYQLTIDLEAQEVRTPSGEAFKFEVDPFRKHCLLNGLDDIGLTLQAADDIRAYEEKTKAARPWVFAEIRA, from the coding sequence ATGAAAAAATATACCGTTGAACAAGGTATCGTTGCACCTTTAGACCGTGCCAATGTCGATACAGATTTGATTATTCCAAAGCAGTTCTTGAAATCAATTAAACGTACTGGTTTTGGTGCGAATCTTTTTGATGAACTCCGTTATTTGGATGAAGGCTATTTGGGTCAAGACAACTCAAAACGTCCATTAAACCCAGATTTCGAATTGAATAAACCGCGTTATCAAGGTGCTTCAATTTTGATTTCACGTGCCAACTTTGGTTGTGGATCAAGCCGTGAGCATGCACCGTGGGCATTGGAAGAATACGGTTTCCGTACTGTCATCGCACCAAGCTACGCGGACATTTTCTTTAACAACAGCTTTAAAAACGGCATGTTGCCAGTGATCTTGTCTGAAGAGATTGTTGATCAGTTATTTAAAGAATGTGCTGCACAAGAAGGTTATCAATTAACCATTGATCTTGAAGCGCAAGAAGTACGTACACCATCAGGTGAAGCATTCAAGTTTGAAGTCGATCCATTCCGTAAACATTGTTTACTCAATGGTTTGGATGATATTGGTTTAACTTTACAAGCTGCGGATGATATTCGTGCTTATGAAGAGAAAACTAAAGCTGCACGACCTTGGGTGTTTGCTGAAATTCGTGCGTAA
- a CDS encoding AraC family transcriptional regulator, whose protein sequence is MSQLTDASVVLRLGYQAIRRAGLPTEELLTKAGVALNQVEANDRTPLSAQYAFWVAAEEVSRDPDIGLHLGEHLPLYRGQVIEHLFISSENFGEGLKRALAYQRLISDAFHAKLVVEDDRCYLTNGEQPYAENLVNRHFTECAMSGVLRFFKFITEGRFAPIYIDFNFSKGATDDEYFRVFECPVSLGQKETRLYFDPSILDFPLWQAEPELLQLHEQLAIEKLQELARYDLVGEVRRAIGSTLESGETTLETVAAQLNITPRRLRTQLSEANTSFQQILSDYRCRLAKRLLAGTNESVERIVYLTGFSEPSTFYRAFKRWTNETPVEYRKRKQR, encoded by the coding sequence GTGAGTCAGCTAACGGATGCATCGGTTGTATTACGTTTAGGCTACCAAGCGATTCGTCGTGCGGGATTGCCTACGGAAGAACTACTAACTAAAGCAGGAGTCGCTTTAAACCAAGTGGAGGCGAATGATCGCACACCACTGAGTGCGCAGTATGCCTTTTGGGTGGCTGCCGAAGAAGTCAGTCGTGATCCCGATATTGGGTTACATTTAGGTGAGCATCTACCTCTGTATCGTGGGCAGGTGATTGAACACCTGTTTATATCAAGTGAAAATTTTGGTGAGGGGTTGAAGCGTGCTTTGGCCTACCAACGTCTGATCAGTGATGCATTTCATGCCAAATTGGTGGTAGAAGATGATCGTTGCTATTTGACCAATGGTGAACAGCCTTATGCGGAAAATTTAGTCAATCGACATTTTACCGAATGCGCGATGTCGGGTGTCCTACGCTTCTTTAAGTTTATTACTGAAGGGCGTTTTGCACCGATTTACATCGACTTTAACTTTTCTAAAGGCGCAACGGATGATGAATACTTCCGTGTTTTTGAATGTCCTGTGAGTCTTGGGCAAAAAGAAACCCGTTTGTATTTTGATCCAAGTATTCTAGATTTCCCGTTATGGCAAGCTGAACCTGAGTTATTACAGTTACATGAGCAACTGGCAATTGAAAAATTGCAAGAGTTGGCACGTTATGACTTGGTCGGTGAAGTACGTCGTGCAATAGGTTCGACATTGGAAAGTGGTGAAACGACTTTAGAAACAGTGGCGGCACAGCTTAATATTACGCCCCGTCGTTTGAGAACGCAGCTTTCTGAGGCGAACACGAGCTTCCAGCAAATCTTGTCGGACTATCGTTGTCGTTTAGCGAAACGTTTATTGGCGGGAACCAATGAAAGTGTAGAGCGGATTGTTTATCTGACAGGCTTCTCTGAGCCAAGCACGTTCTATCGTGCGTTTAAACGCTGGACCAATGAAACACCAGTGGAATATCGCAAGCGTAAGCAGCGTTAG